The Pyrus communis chromosome 2, drPyrComm1.1, whole genome shotgun sequence genome includes a window with the following:
- the LOC137726916 gene encoding LRR receptor-like serine/threonine-protein kinase RGI2, producing the protein MPSNSITIILLLLSIFLFPSISALNQEGISLLSWLSTFNSSSSAAFFSSWTPADQDPCKWDYIRCSSNGFVSEIRIISIHIPTSFPIQLLSFNYLTTLVLSNGNLTGEIPRSIGNLSSLITLDLSLNALTGDIPQEIGKLSNLQLLSLNSNSLHGAIPIEIGNCSKLQQLEVYDNHLSGKVPAEIGQLLALEVFRAGGNPGIHGEIPMQISKCKSLTILGLAATGITGKIPSSVGELKNLQTLLVYTANLTGDIPPEIGNCSALRKLFLYDNQLSGQIPGELGLLKRLKSVLLWKNNLSGSIPSALGNCLDLIVIDFSINHLSGEIPLSFANFVALEEFLLSENQISGNIPPLFGNFSNLKQLELDNNRFVGVIPPVIGQLKELTLFYAWNNQLHGSIPNELANCEKLQALDLSHNLLTGSVPSSLFDLKNLTQLLLISNQFLGEVPRNIGSCTGLVRLRLGSNNFTGQIPSELRLLHRLSFLELSENQFTGEIPPDIGNCTQLEMVDLHGNQLQGMIPSSLQFLTGLNVLDLSMNQIEGTIPEELGKLTSLNKLVINGNRITGSIPKSLGLCKDLQLLDMSSNNITGTIPDEIGRLQELDILLNLSWNSLRGPIPESFSNLSKLANMDLSHNFLTGSLRVLGSLDNLVSLNVSHNDFSGPLPNTNFFKDIPPTAFAGNPKLCINRNQCQLNDNLHDKKSIRYLLVCVLLSVTATIMVMLTGIFLFVRICGITFGMHSEQENDLVWAFTPFQKLNFSVNDIVTGLSESNVVGKGCSGMVYRVETPTKQVIAVKKLWPVNNGELPERDLFTTEVHTLGSIRHKNIVRLLGCCNNGKTRLLLFDYIANGSLASLLHEKRLFLDWDARYKIVLGAAQGLAYLHHDCIPPIVHRDIKANNILVGPQYESFIADFGIAKLLNSPECCKASNTVAGSYGYIAPEYGYSLRITEKSDVYSYGVVLLEVLTGKEPMDNKIPEGAHIVTWVNTELRVRKRDFTSVLDQQLILLSGTQTQEMLQVLGVALLCVNPCPEERPTMKDVTAMLKEIRHENEDCEKPDFLGKGVATNRNATVHSSSFSRSSEPLIGSPSCSP; encoded by the exons ATGCCAAGCAATTCAATCACTATCATTCTTTTGCTTCTCAGCATCTTTCTGTTTCCTTCCATCTCTGCTCTGAACCAAGAGGGTATCTCCCTCCTTTCATGGCTTTCAACCTTcaattcttcttcctctgccgcCTTCTTCTCTTCATGGACTCCTGCTGATCAGGATCCATGCAAATGGGATTATATCAGATGTTCCAGTAACGGGTTTGTTTCCGAAATCAGAATCATCTCGATCCATATTCCTACTAGCTTCCCAATCCAGCTCCTCTCCTTCAACTATCTCACCACTCTTGTACTCTCAAATGGGAACCTCACTGGAGAAATCCCACGCTCGATTGGAAACTTGTCTTCGCTTATCACCCTTGATCTCAGCCTCAATGCTCTAACAGGAGATATTCCACAAGAGATAGGAAAGTTATCCAACCTGCAGTTGTTATCACTCAATTCAAATTCATTGCATGGTGCAATTCCCATAGAAATTGGAAACTGTTCAAAGCTTCAACAGCTTGAAGTGTATGACAACCATCTATCCGGAAAGGTTCCTGCAGAAATAGGCCAGTTGTTAGCTCTGGAAGTTTTTCGTGCAGGCGGGAATCCTGGAATTCATGGAGAAATTCCAATGCAAATATCAAAGTGCAAGAGTCTAACTATTCTTGGCCTTGCAGCTACCGGAATCACAGGGAAGATTCCAAGCAGTGTTGGAGAACTAAAGAATCTTCAAACTCTTTTGGTCTATACTGCAAACCTCACAGGTGACATCCCTCCTGAAATTGGTAATTGTTCAGCCTTACGAAAATTGTTTCTGTATGACAACCAGCTTTCTGGTCAAATTCCTGGTGAGCTTGGTCTGTTGAAAAGGCTTAAAAGCGTTCTGCTATGGAAGAACAATCTAAGTGGAAGCATTCCGAGTGCACTAGGGAACTGTTTGGATTTGATAGTTATCGATTTCTCAATTAATCATCTGAGTGGTGAAATTCCTCTCTCTTTTGCAAATTTTGTGGCACTGGAGGAGTTTCTGCTGTCTGAGAATCAGATATCAGGCAACATACCACCTTTATTCGGAAACTTTTCAAACTTAAAGCAACTTGAATTGGACAACAACAGATTTGTGGGCGTGATTCCACCTGTCATTGGGCAGCTAAAAGAACTTACTCTGTTCTATGCCTGGAATAATCAGCTCCATGGAAGCATACCAAATGAGCTGGCCAATTGTGAGAAACTTCAAGCGCTGGATCTTTCACACAATCTCCTCACTGGGTCAGTTCCAAGTTCTCTCTTTGACCTCAAGAACTTAACTCAATTGTTGCTGATATCAAATCAATTTTTAGGAGAAGTTCCAAGGAATATCGGTAGCTGCACCGGCTTGGTCCGCTTAAGGCTGGGATCAAACAACTTCACAGGCCAAATTCCATCAGAACTTCGACTCCTGCATAGATTGAGCTTCCTTGAATTGTCAGAAAATCAATTTACTGGGGAAATTCCTCCTGATATCGGAAACTGCACTCAGTTAGAAATGGTTGACTTGCATGGAAATCAGCTGCAAGGCATGATTCCTTCGTCTTTGCAATTCCTTACTGGTCTTAATGTTTTAGACCTTTCCATGAACCAGATAGAAGGCACGATTCCTGAAGAGTTGGGCAAGCTAACATCCCTAAACAAACTGGTCATCAATGGAAATCGCATCACAGGTTCCATTCCTAAATCATTGGGCCTATGCAAGGATTTGCAGTTGTTAGATATGAGCAGCAACAATATCACTGGCACCATCCCAGATGAGATCGGACGCTTGCAAGAGCTAGATATTCTCTTGAATCTGAGTTGGAATTCTCTGAGAGGCCCCATTCCAGAAAGCTTCTCAAATCTCTCAAAACTCGCCAATATGGACCTCTCCCATAATTTTTTGACAGGAAGCCTCAGAGTACTGGGTAGTCTTGACAACCTCGTGTCCCTAAATGTCTCACACAATGACTTCTCAGGTCCACTTCCCAATACTAATTTCTTCAAAGACATTCCACCAACTGCATTTGCTGGTAACCCGAAGCTGTGTATCAACAGAAATCAGTGCCAATTGAATGACAACCTGCACGACAAGAAATCAATCAGATATCTACTTGTTTGCGTTCTTCTTAGCGTGACTGCAACCATCATGGTCATGCTCACTGgaatatttttatttgtcaGAATTTGTGGAATCACATTTGGGATGCACAGTGAACAAGAAAATGATCTGGTGTGGGCTTTCACCCCATTTCAAAAgcttaatttttctgttaatgaTATTGTGACTGGGCTATCAGAATCAAACGTTGTGGGAAAGGGTTGCTCGGGAATGGTTTATCGTGTGGAAACTCCAACGAAGCAGGTCATTGCAgtgaagaagttatggccggtAAATAATGGCGAGCTCCCAGAGAGGGACTTGTTTACGACAGAAGTCCATACTCTTGGATCAATTAGGCATAAAAACATAGTGAGGCTTCTGGGGTGTTGTAACAATGGAAAAACCAGACTTCTTTTGTTCGATTACATCGCGAACGGGAGTTTGGCCAGCTTGCTACACGAGAAGAGGCTGTTCTTGGATTGGGATGCGAGGTACAAGATTGTACTGGGAGCAGCTCAGGGTTTAGCTTATCTCCATCACGATTGTATACCTCCAATAGTTCATCGAGATATCAAGGCTAACAACATCTTGGTTGGACCACAGTATGAATCTTTTATAGCAGATTTTGGCATTGCAAAGCTTTTGAATTCTCCAGAATGCTGCAAAGCCTCCAACACAGTTGCAGGTTCTTATGGCTACATTGCTCCAG AATATGGATACAGTTTGAGGATCACAGAGAAGAGCGATGTGTATAGCTATGGAGTGGTCCTCCTGGAGGTCCTGACCGGGAAGGAACCAATGGATAACAAGATCCCGGAAGGTGCCCATATTGTCACTTGGGTGAATACGGAACTTAGAGTAAGGAAAAGAGATTTCACATCAGTTCTAGACCAGCAGCTAATTTTGCTATCAGGGACACAAACCCAAGAGATGCTTCAAGTGCTTGGGGTGGCTCTTCTCTGTGTGAATCCTTGCCCGGAGGAAAGGCCAACTATGAAAGATGTAACAGCAATGCTCAAGGAGATTCGACATGAGAACGAGGATTGTGAAAAACCAGATTTTCTTGGCAAAGGAGTTGCTACAAACCGAAACGCTACAGTTCACAGTTCTAGTTTCTCCAGGTCATCTGAACCTCTAATTGGATCACCTTCTTGTTCTCCATAA
- the LOC137726372 gene encoding uncharacterized protein: MAVATTVTVSSLCASPLRSPRTVPNFVYQFAPKFSSFKVGFESLQLRTALPATKLVVRAARTESKGVSLGFRAPNFEIPEPLTGKVWKLEDFESHPALLVMFICNHCPFVKHLKKSIVKLANFYMKKGLAVVAISSNSVATHPQDGPQFMAEDAKLFKYPFPYLYDESQDVARDFGAVCTPEFFLFKKDGRRPFELVYHGQFDDSRPSNNVSVTGRDLSLAIDCALSCQPVPSNQKPSVGCSIKWQP, from the exons ATGGCTGTTGCCACAACAGTCACTGTGAGCTCACTATGCGCATCTCCACTGCGCTCACCTCGCACCGTGCCAAACTTTGTGTACCAATTCGCACCAAAATTCTCGTCTTTCAAAGTGGGTTTTGAATCTCTGCAACTGCGGACCGCTCTGCCCGCAACGAAGCTTGTGGTTCGAGCTGCTCGAACCGAGTCCAAAGGCGTCTCACTGGGCTTCCGAGCTCCCAATTTTGAG ATTCCGGAGCCACTTACTGGGAAAGTTTGGAAATTGGAAGATTTTGAATCACATCCTGCATTACTG GTTATGTTTATCTGCAACCACTGCCCATTTGTTAAACACCTGAAAAAAAGTATCGTGAAACTTGCAAATTTCTATATGAAG AAAGGACTAGCAGTTGTTGCAATATCTTCAAATTCTGTAGCTACACATCCACAG GATGGACCACAATTTATGGCAGAAGATGCTAAACTGTTCAAATATCCTTTCCCATATCTATATGATGAG TCACAGGACGTGGCTCGAGATTTTGGAGCAGTTTGCACACCCGAGTTCTTCCTATTTAAAAAG GATGGACGGAGGCCATTTGAACTGGTGTACCATGGCCAGTTTGATGATTCAAGACCTAGTAATAATGTTTCTGTAACTGGAAG GGACTTAAGCCTGGCAATAGATTGTGCTCTCAGTTGCCAACCAGTACCATCGAATCAGAAGCCCAG TGTTGGATGCAGCATAAAGTGGCAACCCTAG
- the LOC137725515 gene encoding ATP-dependent RNA helicase DEAH13-like, whose protein sequence is MELCLGDGGGDSNALVLPAKRNKRKGTNQECGKPSKRRKAPTVSKSQRRRLKKLEECGKPNKTKAPTVSKSQQRKLKKLEDEKEKALSISKSIEALEKYKLPETVYSLLQSSKNIGKVESKKEKCQKGVLFSKAGFEAFVTDPQPFNKIDSDHTSSESEPEVEKTQSWRDIGKNDQVQSKILQKEIQKKTTFSLDSSQGQVCGRGQGINSGTAASSSVIENAISNKLDMSLRPCGRGQGINSGTAASSSVIENAISNKLDMSLQQDTNISPPSCVNGDSEKSMMDHVKEMPKANISRVSKSSISPAPRPLISPTIVHVSRPEEVENTRKDLPIIMMEQEVMEAVNDNSTVIICGETGCGKTTQVPQFLFEAGFGSSSSSARSGIIGVTQPRRVAVLATAKRVAYELGLHLGKEVGFQVRYDKRIGESCSIKFMTDGILLRELQNDFLLKRYSVIILDEAHERSLNTDILIGMLSRVIRTREERYAEQQKEMHLGRTISPDQRIFPLKLVLMSATLRVEDFISGKKLFHDTPPVIEVPTRQFPVSIHFSKRTKEKDYIEQAYKKVLAIHKRLPRGAILVFVTGQREVEYLCQKLRRASKAPSIKTSKGDTRSDASEVSEINSAEEIDMKEINEAFEVHGSSAGHQTDRFSSFDEDQYDIDEDELDASYDSETGSELESFGDDGGSLFHDIPESDSNVAEVLGEEGGIASLKAAFEALAGKTSLNSNSDAKEPISDTVDSCTGKNSGFEDNNSPGTLHVLPLYAMLPAAAQLRVFEEVKEGERLVVVATNVAETSLTIPGIKYVVDTGKEKVKNYNSSSGMETYEVQWISKASAAQRAGRAGRTGPGHCYRLYSSAAYSNIFPDFSLAEISKVPVDGVVLLMKSMNIDKVSNFPFPTPPDGAALDEAERCLKILQALDKDGRLTPLGRAMARYPMSPRHSRMLLTVIQVLSKKSSGANLVLAYAVAAAAALSLSNPFVRQFEDSHKESHDLNEDGNIKVKDKLGKLGRKKLKETVKMFREKFSNPSSDALSVAFALQCYELAESPVEFCNANGLHPKTMEEMSKLRKQLLQLVFNQSGVSGGENDLSWTFGSREDVEHVWRVSHSKNPLSLYEEELLRQAICAGWADRVAKRIRGSSGSSEGDRKVHAVRYQACMLKDTVFLHRWSSVSNSAPEYLVYSELIQTRRPYMHGVTSVKTEWLVEYGRSLCTFSAPPTDTKPYYEPLTDRVLHYVIPAFGPHLWELPLHTDPIEGYKDRVSVFAYGLLNGQVLPCLRSVLESMAAPPATVLRPEAAGQARVGNLLAKLRMKKIDSCAMLRKVWKENPSELKTEILDWFQESFRCKYFETLWSQMHIEVLLEPEERFPKMSRRVKVKS, encoded by the exons ATGGAACTTTGCTTGGGAGATGGCGGGGGTGATAGCAACGCCCTCGTATTGCCAGCTAAGAGAAACAAAAGGAAGGGCACCAATCAG GAGTGTGGAAAACCCagtaaaagaagaaaagcaCCAACGGTTAGCAAATCCCAGCGGAGGAGGCTCAAGAAGTTGGAG GAGTGTGGAAAACCCAATAAAACAAAAGCACCAACGGTTAGCAAATCCCAGCAGAGGAAGCTGAAGAAGTTGGAG GATGAGAAGGAAAAAGCCCTTTCAATCTCCAAAAGCATTGAGGCCTTAGA GAAATACAAGCTTCCAGAGACTGTGTATTCTCTTCTGCAGTCTTCGAAGAACATTGGCAAG GTTGAGTCTAAAAAGGAGAAATGTCAAAAGGGCGTACTATTTTCCAAAGCTGGCTTTGAAGCTTTCGTGACTGACCCCCAACCATTTAACAAGATAGATAGTGACCATACTAGTAGTGAAAGTGAACCTGAGGTAGAAAAAACCCAATCATGGCGGGATATTGGCAAGAATGATCAGGTGCAGTCGAAGATATTACAAAAAGAAATCCAAAAGAAGACAACTTTTTCATTGGACTCCTCTCAAGGTCAAGTTTGTGGCAGAGGGCAAGGCATCAATAGCGGAACTGCTGCTTCCTCGTCAGTTATTGAAAATGCTATTAGCAACAAACTTGACATGTCTTTGCGACCTTGTGGCAGAGGGCAAGGCATCAATAGCGGAACTGCTGCTTCCTCGTCAGTTATTGAAAATGCTATTAGCAACAAACTTGACATGTCTTTGCAACAAGACACAAACATTTCTCCCCCTTCATGTGTGAATGGTGATAGTGAAAAATCGATGATG GACCATGTAAAGGAGATGCCAAAAGCAAATATCAGCAGGGTGAGTAAATCATCAATTTCTCCTGCACCGAGGCCTCTTATTTCCCCAACCATAGTGCATGTATCAAGGCCTGAGGAAGTTGAAAACACAAGGAAGGATCTTCCTATAATAATGATGGAGCAGGAGGTAATGGAGGCTGTTAATGACAATTCCACTGTTATTATATGCGGAGAGACTGGCTGTGGTAAAACCACCCAAGTTCCTCAG TTTCTTTTTGAAGCTGGCTTTGGTTCTAGCTCCTCTTCTGCACGAAGTGGTATAATTGGTGTTACTCAACCTCGCCGTGTTGCAGTCCTTGCTACTGCTAAGCGTGTGGCATATGAGCTTGGTCTTCATTTAGGTAAAGAGGTTGGGTTTCAAGTTAGGTATGACAAAAGGATTGGTGAAAGTTGCTCCATCAAATTCATGACCGATGGAATATTACTACGGGAACTTCAG AATGACTTTTTGTTGAAGCGATACTCTGTCATAATTCTTGATGAGGCTCATGAGCGGAGCTTGAACACCGACATACTTATTGGAATGCTTTCACGTGTAATTCGTACTCGTGAG GAAAGATATGCAGAGCAGCAAAAGGAAATGCATTTGGGAAGAACTATAAGTCCTGATCAACGGATATTTCCATTGAAACTTGTTCTGATGAGTGCCACCTTGCGAGTGGAAGACTTCATTTCTGGTAAAAAGCTTTTTCATGATACCCCACCGGTTATAGAAGTTCCCACCAGACAATTTCCTGTATCCATTCACTTCTCAAAGAGAACTAAGGAAAAGGATTATATTGAGCAAGCATATAAAAAAGTCTTGGCTATTCACAAGAGGCTGCCACGCGGGGCCATACTCGTCTTTGTCACTGGGCAGAGGGAAGTAGAATACTTGTGTCAAAAACTACGTAGAGCTTCAAAGGCACCAAGTATAAAAACATCTAAAGGGGATACCAGGAGTGATGCCAGTGAAGTTTCTGAAATAAATTCTGCTGAGGAAATAGACATGAAGGAGATTAATGAAGCATTTGAGGTTCATGGAAGTTCAGCGGGCCATCAAACTGATAGATTTAGCTCTTTTGATGAAGATCAGTATGATATAGACGAGGATGAGTTGGATGCCTCGTATGATTCAGAAACAGGGAGCGAACTGGAAAGTTTTGGCGACGATGGGGGCTCATTGTTCCATGATATCCCTGAAAGTGATAGTAATGTTGCTGAAGTTTTAGGAGAGGAGGGGGGAATTGCTTCACTGAAGGCCGCTTTTGAAGCTTTAGCTGGAAAAACTTCTTTAAACTCCAACTCTGATGCAAAAGAACCTATTTCAGATACTGTAGACTCTTGCACGGGAAAAAATAGTGGGTTTGAAGATAATAATTCTCCTGGCACATTGCATGTTCTCCCTCTTTATGCAATGCTGCCTGCGGCCGCTCAACTTCGCGTATTTGAAGAAGTCAAGGAAGGAGAACGTCTTGTTGTTGTGGCCACTAATGTGGCTGAAACCTCTCTAACTATACCTGGGATAAAGTATGTTGTCGATACCGGAAAAGAGAAAGTGAAGAACTACAATTCCTCAAGTGGCATGGAAACATATGAAGTACAGTGGATAAGTAAGGCATCGGCTGCTCAACGTGCAGGAAGAGCTGGAAGAACGGGGCCTGGTCACTGTTACCGTCTGTATTCTTCTGCAGCATATAGTAACATATTTCCTGACTTTTCTCTGGCTGAAATATCTAAGGTCCCTGTGGACGGTGTTGTCCTTCTCATGAAATCCATGAATATTGATAAG GTATCCAATTTTCCATTTCCAACTCCTCCAGATGGTGCTGCCTTGGATGAAGCAGAGCGGTGCTTGAAGATTCTTCAAGCACTCGACAAAGATGGAAGACTGACACCTCTAGGGAGGGCCATGGCTCGTTACCCCATGAGTCCTCGCCACTCTAGGATGCTCCTTACTGTTATTCAAGTCTTGAGTAAGAAGAGTTCTGGAGCTAATTTAGTGCTAGCATACGCAGTTGCAGCAGCTGCTGCTTTGAGTTTGTCAAATCCTTTTGTCAGGCAGTTTGAAGATAGCCACAAAGAAAGCCATGACTTGAATGAGGACGGGAACATTAAAGTTAAAGACAAGCTAGGGAAGTTGGGGAGGAAGAAACTAAAAGAAACTGTGAAAATGTTCCGTgaaaaattttctaatcccaGCAGTGATGCTCTGTCCGTAGCTTTTGCTTTGCAGTGCTATGAGCTTGCAGAGAGCCCAGTGGAATTCTGTAATGCCAATGGTCTACACCCGAAAACAATGGAGGAAATGTCCAAGCTGAGAAAGCAACTACTCCAGCTTGTCTTTAATCAAAGTGGTGTTTCTGGTGGCGAGAATGACTTGTCATGGACTTTTGGAAGTAGGGAAGATGTTGAACATGTTTGGAGGGTTTCCCACAGTAAGAACCCTCTTTCGTTGTATGAGGAAGAGCTCCTACGCCAAGCTATATGTGCTGGTTGGGCAGATAGGGTTGCCAAACGCATTAGAGGAAGTTCAGGGTCATCTGAAGGAGATAGAAAAGTCCATGCAGTTCGATATCAAGCCTGCATGCTTAAAGATACAGTGTTTCTCCACCGTTGGTCATCTGTTTCGAATTCAGCCCCTGAGTATCTGGTATACAGCGAGTTAATACAGACAAGACGTCCTTACATGCATGGTGTTACTAGTGTTAAAACAGAATGGCTTGTTGAGTATGGTCGGTCTCTGTGCACTTTCTCGGCACCCCCAACGGATACCAAACCTTACTATGAGCCTCTAACTGACCGAGTATTACATTATGTCATTCCAGCCTTTGGTCCTCATTTATGGGAGCTTCCACTACATACTGATCCAATTGAAGGCTATAAAGACCGAGTGTCTGTTTTTGCTTATGGTTTGCTGAACGGCCAGGTGTTGCCATGTTTAAGATCTGTTCTCGAGTCCATGGCCGCCCCTCCTGCTACTGTTTTAAGGCCAGAGGCAGCAGGTCAAGCACGGGTAGGGAATCTTTTGGCCAAGCTGAGAATGAAGAAGATAGACAGTTGTGCTATGTTAAGAAAGGTCTGGAAGGAGAATCCCAGTGAATTGAAAACAGAAATCCTAGACTGGTTTCAAGAGAGTTTCCGCTGCAAGTATTTTGAAACTCTTTGGTCGCAAATGCACATTGAAGTTCTTTTAGAGCCTGAAGAACGATTCCCCAAGATGTCGAGGAGAGTAAAAGTGAAAAGTTGA
- the LOC137726009 gene encoding uncharacterized protein isoform X1: MEPDKGWFLYLQKNHELFSLNISKLLAWSSLEKARRPSRPDFKLVNASCYPDGSMVPFGTRYMIVGSNPYIVGGQFGCPHPLLGYDYWPNFDVIACDPPTDDPCKSNLPTLSGPKFYPFVITLGNKIYVLSLQYRGYITETWPALFEVYNPESGKWKILPNPPFVVGKTVTSPAAHHYYALGHKLVVTNTWSVESYVFDTLEEKWEPWDSREDPFEIAYKPHPTLARFKDFLVAVHQGHFGDVLTYRLDSYGIPRPGRNLVELESIFLPPLDGCFPFITEINDAGLMCIVCYSGIEQSELWRLRVVVFQVSISGHLDNQFLCADIKAKGTYYFCQRIDPIIFPPVITSDRLDKHDNKPDVFWKKENLSRLDRELYDAWCSGYWGALKGSSSSSGHTQDGQGHGRGFKDEVENSLQQKKRARYDNAT; encoded by the exons ATGGAGCCGGACAAGGGTTGGTTTTTGTACCTACAGAAGAACCATGAACTATTTTCCCTTAATATTAGCAAATTATTGGCGTGGAGCTCTTTGGAGAAGGCTCGGAGGCCTTCTAGACCGGATTTTAAACTTGTGAATGCTTCTTGTTATCCAGACGGAAGCATGGTGCCATTCGGAACAAGATATATGATTGTGGGTTCCAACCCTTACATTGTTGGGGGTCAGTTCGGTTGCCCGCATCCTCTTTTAGGGTATGATTATTGGCCCAACTTTGATGTTATTGCATGTGATCCTCCCACTGATGATCCATGCAAGAGTAATCTACCCACGTTGTCTGGTCCTAAATTTTATCCTTTTGTTATTACCCTCGGGaacaaaatttatgttttgtccCTACAGTACAGGGGATATATCACAGAAACATGGCCAGCCCTTTTTGAGGTTTATAATCCCGAATCTGGGAAGTGGAAAATTCTCCCGAATCCCCCCTTTGTCGTTGGTAAGACTGTCACCAGTCCTGCTGCCCATCACTACTACGCTTTGGGACACAAGCTCGTGGTGACAAACACATGGTCAGTTGAGTCATACGTGTTCGACACTCTCGAAGAGAAATGGGAGCCATGGGACAGTCGGGAGGATCCATTTGAAATCGCATATAAACCCCATCCTACTTTAGCACGATTCAAGGACTTTTTGGTTGCTGTCCATCAAGGGCATTTTGGTGATGTTCTTACTTATCGGTTGGATTCATATGGCATCCCTCGACCGGGTCGGAATCTAGTTGAGCTTGAGAGCATATTCCTTCCTCCTCTGGACGGTTGCTTTCCCTTCATCACTGAAATCAACGACGCTGGCCTTATGTGCATTGTGTGTTATTCTGGCATTGAACAATCGGAATTGTGGCGTTTACGTGTAGTGGTGTTCCAAGTGTCCATCTCAGGCCATCTTGACAATCAATTCCTTTGTGCTGATATTAAGGCCAAAGGAACTTACTACTTCTGTCAACGTATTGATCCAATCATCTTCCCACCAGTTATCAC GAGTGATCGGTTGGACAAGCACGACAATAAGCCTGATGTATTTTGGAAGAAAGAAAATCTTTCTCGGCTGGATAG GGAGTTGTACGATGCCTGGTGTTCCGGGTACTGGGGGGCGCTGAAgggaagcagcagcagcagtggTCATACACAAGATGGCCAG GGTCATGGGCGAGGGTTCAAAGATGAGGTTGAAAATAGTTTGCAACa GAAAAAGAGGGCAAGATATGATAATGCAACTTAG
- the LOC137726009 gene encoding uncharacterized protein isoform X2, with the protein MEPDKGWFLYLQKNHELFSLNISKLLAWSSLEKARRPSRPDFKLVNASCYPDGSMVPFGTRYMIVGSNPYIVGGQFGCPHPLLGYDYWPNFDVIACDPPTDDPCKSNLPTLSGPKFYPFVITLGNKIYVLSLQYRGYITETWPALFEVYNPESGKWKILPNPPFVVGKTVTSPAAHHYYALGHKLVVTNTWSVESYVFDTLEEKWEPWDSREDPFEIAYKPHPTLARFKDFLVAVHQGHFGDVLTYRLDSYGIPRPGRNLVELESIFLPPLDGCFPFITEINDAGLMCIVCYSGIEQSELWRLRVVVFQVSISGHLDNQFLCADIKAKGTYYFCQRIDPIIFPPVITSDRLDKHDNKPDVFWKKENLSRLDRELYDAWCSGYWGALKGSSSSSGHTQDGQEKEGKI; encoded by the exons ATGGAGCCGGACAAGGGTTGGTTTTTGTACCTACAGAAGAACCATGAACTATTTTCCCTTAATATTAGCAAATTATTGGCGTGGAGCTCTTTGGAGAAGGCTCGGAGGCCTTCTAGACCGGATTTTAAACTTGTGAATGCTTCTTGTTATCCAGACGGAAGCATGGTGCCATTCGGAACAAGATATATGATTGTGGGTTCCAACCCTTACATTGTTGGGGGTCAGTTCGGTTGCCCGCATCCTCTTTTAGGGTATGATTATTGGCCCAACTTTGATGTTATTGCATGTGATCCTCCCACTGATGATCCATGCAAGAGTAATCTACCCACGTTGTCTGGTCCTAAATTTTATCCTTTTGTTATTACCCTCGGGaacaaaatttatgttttgtccCTACAGTACAGGGGATATATCACAGAAACATGGCCAGCCCTTTTTGAGGTTTATAATCCCGAATCTGGGAAGTGGAAAATTCTCCCGAATCCCCCCTTTGTCGTTGGTAAGACTGTCACCAGTCCTGCTGCCCATCACTACTACGCTTTGGGACACAAGCTCGTGGTGACAAACACATGGTCAGTTGAGTCATACGTGTTCGACACTCTCGAAGAGAAATGGGAGCCATGGGACAGTCGGGAGGATCCATTTGAAATCGCATATAAACCCCATCCTACTTTAGCACGATTCAAGGACTTTTTGGTTGCTGTCCATCAAGGGCATTTTGGTGATGTTCTTACTTATCGGTTGGATTCATATGGCATCCCTCGACCGGGTCGGAATCTAGTTGAGCTTGAGAGCATATTCCTTCCTCCTCTGGACGGTTGCTTTCCCTTCATCACTGAAATCAACGACGCTGGCCTTATGTGCATTGTGTGTTATTCTGGCATTGAACAATCGGAATTGTGGCGTTTACGTGTAGTGGTGTTCCAAGTGTCCATCTCAGGCCATCTTGACAATCAATTCCTTTGTGCTGATATTAAGGCCAAAGGAACTTACTACTTCTGTCAACGTATTGATCCAATCATCTTCCCACCAGTTATCAC GAGTGATCGGTTGGACAAGCACGACAATAAGCCTGATGTATTTTGGAAGAAAGAAAATCTTTCTCGGCTGGATAG GGAGTTGTACGATGCCTGGTGTTCCGGGTACTGGGGGGCGCTGAAgggaagcagcagcagcagtggTCATACACAAGATGGCCAG GAAAAAGAGGGCAAGATATGA